A stretch of the Chlorobiota bacterium genome encodes the following:
- a CDS encoding glycosyltransferase family 4 protein produces the protein MENRILHIMWNMELGGGAERALYQLVREQRSKGINADILLAHSGGYYAEKSKETGAVVFELHQRNNLDLSVRIKFLEILENYSSVHFHSAELGLIYLSTKSKHIKRYYTHRSGWFNYPLKKLFRYKTIGYFLRKYFNGISGNTRQGAESAEKLFNFAKDKVITTYNGIDFSLLKPKLNFDVMLNELKLDNSNKVIIGTSANLRDWKRIDLLIKSCEKLKSKNIHCLIIGDGENKNELQKLCDTLGLNDIITFTGRTDCVGNYLQLLDIFVQPSGPEESFGNSVVEAMGFGIASIIMEDGGGMLEHIENGVSGYVAKDLNNLIDCIKNLIDDAELRVKIAESGKERVHQKYSLSGLVDRYSKLYNIK, from the coding sequence ATGGAAAATAGAATACTTCATATTATGTGGAATATGGAATTAGGTGGTGGGGCTGAAAGAGCTTTGTATCAACTAGTTCGAGAGCAAAGATCAAAGGGTATTAATGCAGATATTCTACTTGCTCACTCAGGCGGATATTATGCAGAAAAATCTAAAGAAACTGGTGCAGTTGTTTTTGAATTACACCAAAGAAATAATTTGGACTTAAGTGTTAGGATAAAATTTCTAGAAATTCTTGAAAATTATTCTTCTGTACATTTTCATAGTGCCGAACTTGGCTTAATCTATTTATCTACAAAATCTAAACATATTAAAAGGTATTATACTCATAGAAGTGGATGGTTCAATTACCCCTTAAAAAAATTATTTAGATATAAGACTATAGGTTATTTTTTAAGAAAATACTTCAATGGTATTTCGGGAAATACTAGGCAGGGAGCTGAGTCAGCAGAAAAACTTTTTAACTTTGCTAAAGATAAAGTGATAACTACCTATAATGGAATTGACTTTTCATTATTAAAACCAAAGCTTAATTTTGATGTCATGTTAAATGAATTAAAGTTAGATAATTCAAACAAGGTAATAATTGGTACAAGTGCTAATTTACGTGATTGGAAAAGAATTGATTTATTGATTAAATCTTGTGAAAAACTTAAATCTAAAAATATTCATTGTTTAATTATTGGTGATGGAGAAAATAAGAATGAACTACAAAAACTTTGTGATACTTTGGGCTTAAATGATATTATAACTTTTACAGGAAGAACTGATTGCGTAGGCAATTACTTGCAGCTTCTAGACATATTTGTTCAGCCTTCTGGACCAGAGGAGTCATTCGGAAATTCTGTTGTTGAAGCTATGGGGTTTGGGATTGCAAGCATAATTATGGAAGATGGAGGGGGCATGTTAGAGCATATAGAAAATGGTGTTAGTGGATATGTTGCAAAGGATTTAAACAACCTTATTGATTGCATTAAAAATTTAATTGATGATGCTGAATTAAGAGTTAAAATTGCTGAATCTGGTAAGGAAAGAGTCCATCAAAAGTACTCACTTTCTGGGTTAGTCGATAGGTATTCAAAATTATACAATATCAAATAA